In Osmerus mordax isolate fOsmMor3 chromosome 23, fOsmMor3.pri, whole genome shotgun sequence, one DNA window encodes the following:
- the efnb3b gene encoding ephrin-B3b: MRGGVCATQGMKVVLKVGQSPYGLPPKPAKPDHTAGRTTNRNPSGSGNATHPRGGGVSGGGGGENGPFPPSNVAVIAGAAGGSAFLLLVTAVICVVCYRRRHAKHSDTHHPPLSLSSLTSPKRGGGGGGGGNNNGSEPSDIIIPLRTSDSAYCPHYEKVSGDYGHPVYIVQEMPPQSPANIYYKV, encoded by the exons atgagaggaggagtgtgtgccaCTCAGGGCATGAAGGTGGTCCTCAAAGTGGGACAGA gCCCCTATGGACTACCCCCCAAACCTGCCAAACCAGACCACACTGCAGGCCGGACCACCAACAGAAACCCAA GTGGTTCTGGGAACGCGACCCACCCCCGGGGTGGGGGAGTGtccgggggaggtgggggagagaacgggcccttccccccctccaacGTGGCGGTGATCGCGGGCGCCGCCGGAGGCTCCGCCTTCCTCCTGCTGGTGACGGCGGTGATCTGCGTGGTGTGTTACCGCCGGCGACACGCCAAGCACTCCGACACGCACCACCCGCCGCTCTCGCTGTCCTCCCTCACCAGCCCCAAGAGGGGcggcggcgggggcgggggcgggaaCAACAACGGCTCGGAGcccagtgacatcatcatcccGCTGCGGACGTCGGACTCGGCCTACTGCCCGCACTACGAGAAGGTGAGCGGGGACTACGGGCACCCCGTGTACATCGTGCAGGAGAtgccaccccagagcccggCCAACATCTACTACAAagtatga